Below is a genomic region from Cellulomonas sp. P24.
CGGGTCGACCGCCGCAGCGGTCCTGCTGGGGTTCGCGAGCCTGGTGGGCTACGTCGTCCTGATCACGTGGGTGAGCGTGCGCACCTTGCTCGTCCCCGCGTCGCTCGTGCTCGAGGGGACGAGGTTCCGGCAAGGGATCGTCCGCGGGTGGAAGCTGACGTACGGGAGCTTCTGGCGGCTCTTCGGGATCTACCTGCTGACCGTCCTCATGCTCGGCGTGCTGACCAGCATCCTCCAGGTCCCTGCGAGCATCCTGGCGTCGTTCCTCATGACGATGCCCAACATGTCCACCGTCTCCCTGATCGTGACCGCGGTGTCGATGGCGATCACCGAGACCGTCACGGTCGCGTACCTCTCGTCGGTCGTCGCCCTGCTCTACGTCGACCTGCGGATCCGACGTGAGGGGCTCGACGTCGAGCTCGCCCGCGCTGCCGGCGAGGCCGCCTGAAGGTGAAGGTGCTGGCGTCGTCTCTCGGGCTCGGTGCGGCGGGCGTGCTCGTCGGTGCGTCGTCGCCGACGCTCCGTCTCCTGATGGGCGACGTCCCCGTGACCCCGGATGCGGAGACGGCCCGGCGCTGGGCGGAACGTGAGCTGGCCGACCCGATCTACCACCCGGCGTTCAACCTCCTCGGCTGGATCATGGAGAAGCTCAACGAGCTCCTGCGTGGGCTGAACGACGCGGCGCAGAGCGTGACGTGGGTCCAGGTCGTCGCGACGATCCTCGCGGTGGTGCTCGTCGTCGTGGCGCTGTACGTCGCGGGCCCCGTGAGGTTGCGCCGGGCCGCCGGGCGCAGCGGCTCGCACGTCGTGCTCGGCACGGACGCACGATCGGCGCGTGAGCTCCGGGACGCGGCCGCTCGCGCGGCGGAGGTCGGCGACCTCGACGCGGCCGTCCTCAACGGCTACCGGGCGATCGTGCGCTCCCTCGAGGAACGCGCCGTGCTCGCCGAGCGACCCGGCAGGACCGCGCACGAGGCCTCCGTCGAGGCCGCAGCCCGGTTCCCGGCCCTCGCCGAGCGGCTCCACCGTGCAGGGCGCCTCTTCGACGACGTCTGCTACGGGCACGCGCCCGCCGTCCGGAGCGACCACGACGAGCTGCGGGCCCTCGACGGCGACATCGAGCGCGCACGACCCGAGGCCGCTACGCCTGTCCACGCCCTGGTGGCACCCCGATGACGCCGCACCCCGCCGTCGGGCGGACCACCGGGCCGACCGACGTGGCGACGACCGGGACGACGACCTCGTCGGCCCCACCCGCCCCGCCCGCCGGTGCCGTCGTCGGCGACGGTTCGACCGCGAGCGCCACGACACGCGCCCGATGGCGACGCCACCGCACGACCGTCGTCATCATCACCCTCCTCGTCGTCGTCGCGGCCCTCGCCGTCCTTCCCCGGCCGCGCACGTCCGGGATCCCGATGGCCCCGGACAACCCCTCGGCGGCAGGGGGCCGCGCAGTGGCGCAGATCCTGGCGGACCGCGGCGTCAGGGTCGAGTACGTGCGGACCACGTCCGCCGCTGTCGCCCGCGCGACGGCCGGGACGACGCTCCTCGTGACCAGCACCGACCTGCTCGACACGACGCAGGTCGCCGCCCTCGGCCGGACGGCGGCCGACCTCGTCCTCGTCGACCCGTCCGCGCCTGCCCTGGCAGCCCTGAGCGACGGCCGCGCCGACCGCTACGGGGCCCGGCTGGCGACGGGCACGGCCGTCGCGGCCGACTGCAGCGACCCCGACGCGCAGGCCGCCGGCCGGATCACGGTGGACGCCACCGGTCTCCTGCTGGTCGACGGCAGCGGTGTCGTGTGCTTCCCCGGCGGCGATCCCGGCACCGGCGCGTACCTGGTCCTCACCGGATCCCGTCGGCTCACGGCGATCGCCTCCGCCGAGCCGCTGTCCAACGACGCGCTGACCCGGGACGGCAACGCCGCGCTCGCGCTGCGGATGCTCGGCCGGCACGACACCCTGGTCTGGTACGTCCCGTCGCCGCAGGACCTCGGCACCGATCAGGTCCCGACGCCCGGGATCGGCGACCTGCTCCCCTCGCAGGCGGGCCTCGTCGGGGTGCAGCTCCTTCTCGTCGCCCTGGTCGCCGCCCTGTGGCGAGGACGACGCCTCGGACGCCTCGTGACCGAGCCGCTGCCCGTCGTCGTGCGCAGCTCTGAGACCGTCCGCGGACGCGGACGGCTGTACCGACGCTCGCGCTCCTACGGGCATGCCGCAGCCGCGCTGCGTGCCGGCGCGGCCCACCGGTGCGCGACGCGCGTCGGGCTCGCCCGGTCGGCCGACGCGGCCACGGTCATCGACGCCGTGGCGCACGCGACGAGTCGGCCGTCCGACGAGGTCGCCGCGCTCCTGTACGGGCCACCACCGACCGACGACGCCGGGCTGACACAGCTCGCCCGGCGGCTTGACGACCTGGAGAGCGAGGTTCACCGCACGTGAGCACAGCAACCGAAGGAACCCCCGTCCCGCACCCCGAGCCGGCGGGCTTCACCCCGTCGCCGGCGCTGCGCGACGCCCTTGCCGCGGTACGGCACGAGGTCGGCAAGGCGGTCGTCGGGCAGGACGCCGCCGTCACCGGGCTGATCATCGCGCTGCTCTGCCGCGGCCACGTCCTGCTCGAGGGGGTGCCGGGCGTCGCGAAGACCCTGCTGGTGCGCGCGCTGTCCGCCTCCCTCGCCCTGGACACGAAGCGCGTCCAGTTCACCCCCGACCTCATGCCCGGTGACGTCACCGGGTCGCTCGTCTACGACGCGCGGACCGCCGAGTTCTCGTTCCGCGAAGGACCGGTCTTCACCAACCTGCTCCTGGCCGACGAGATCAACCGGACCCCGCCCAAGACCCAGGCGTCGCTGCTCGAGGCGATGGAGGAGCGGCAGGTCTCGGTCGACGGGGATCCTCGACCGCTGCCGGACCCCTTCCTCGTGATCGCGACGCAGAACCCGGTCGAGTACGAGGGCACGTATCCGCTTCCCGAGGCCCAGCTGGACCGGTTCCTCCTCAAGCTCACGCTGCCGCTCCCCGAGCGGCACCAGGAGATCGAGGTGCTGCACCGGCACGCGTCGGGGTTCGACCCGCGTCACCTCGCGGCGGCCGGTCTCCGCGCCGTCGCCGACGAGGGCGTCCTGGCGCAGGCACGTGCCGAGGTCGCCCAGGTGCAGGTCGCCCCCGAGGTGCTCGGGTACACCGTCGATCTCTGCCGGGCGACCCGCGTGGCGCCGTCGCTGTCACTCGGGGTCTCGCCACGCGGGGCGACCGCGCTGCTGGCGACCTCCCGCGCCTGGGCCTGGCTGTCCGGCCGACCGTACGTGACCCCGGACGACGTGAAGGCCCTCGTCCAGCCGACCCTGCGGCACCGGGTCCAGCTGCGCGCCGAGGCCGAGCTCGAGGGTGTGACGGTCGAGGGTGTCCTCGAGACGGTGCTCGCGTCCGTCCCGGTCCCCCGCTGATCGCGCACCGCACCGCTGTCGCGCCGCACCGCCCCTGCTCCAGCTGACGGGAAGGACCACTGACATGGCGATCACCTGGCGCGCCGTCGTCCTCGCCGCCCTGGGCGTCGTCCTGGTCGCCGTGCTGCCTGCCGCCGGCACCGTCGTGGCCTGGGCTCTCGTGGTCGTGCTCCTGTGCGGTCTCGACGTCGCTCTGGCCGCGTCGCCACGGTCGGTCGGCGTCGCCCGCGCGGTGCCGCCGTCGGTCCGGCTCACCGAGACCGTGACGTCGGTGCTGACCGTCACCAACCTCGACCGCCGCCGGTGGCGGGGCCTCGTCCGCGACGCCTGGCAGCCGTCCGCGGGCGCGCGCCAGGACCGGTTCGCGGTGGACCTGCCACCCGGTGAGGCCCGCCGCCTGAGCACCGTGCTGGTCCCCGTCCGGCGAGGTGACCGACTCGCCGACCGGGTCACGCTGCGCACCGTCGGACCGCTGGGGCTCGCCGGTCGACAGCTCTCGATCGACGTCCCCGCGCGCCTGCGCGTGCTGCCGGAGTTCGCCTCACGTCGCCATCTCCCGAGCAGGCTCGCACGGCTCCGCGAGCTGGACGGGCGCTCGGCGGTTCAGGTGCGCGGACCCGGGACCGAGTTCGACTCGCTGCGCGAGTACGTGATCGGCGACGACGTCCGGTCGATCGACTGGCGCGCGAGTGCCCGACGATCCGACGTCGTCGTGCGGACCTGGCGCCCCGAGCGTGACCGCCGCGTGCTGATCGTGATCGACACCTCCCGGACGTCGGCGGCCCGCGTGCTCGACGCGCCCCGGCTGGACGCCTCGATCGAGGCCGCTCTGCTGCTCGCCGCCCTCGCGTCCCGGGCGGGCGACCGCGTCGAGCTGGTCGCCTACGACCGCACCGTCCGCGCGCGGGTGGCCGGTGCGACCGGTCCACGACTCATGCCTGCCATCGCCGACGCCCTCGCCCAGGTGGACCCGGTCCTCGTCGAGGCCGACTGGCCCGGCCTGGTGACCGTCGTGCGCGAACGGCTCTCGCAGCGCGCGCTCGTCGTGCTGCTCTCGGCCCTCGAGCCCGCCTCCGTCGAGCAGGGGCTCCTCACCGTCATCGACCAGCTCACGCGGCTCCACCAGGTCGTGCTCGCGTCGGTGCGGGACCCCGAGGTCGATGCCCTCCGGCGCGACCACAGCGACGCGGACGCGGTGTTCGACGCGGCGGCGGCCGACCGGGTCGAGATCGAGCGGCAGGCCGTCGCCGGCCGTCTGCGTGACCGTGGCGTCGAGGTCGTCGACGCCCTTCCGGCCGATCTCGCCCCCCAGGTGGCGGACACCTACCTGACGCTCAAGGCCGCCGGGCGCCTCTGAGGAGCGATCGACGGCGGCTCGACGGCGCGTCGACGGCGGACAGGTCAGCCGACGACCGGCAGCACGTCCCCCGCACGGTCGCGTTCGAGGTCGCCGGTCTCCCCGTGCGCGACCGCACGCCGTCCGAGGACGATCGTGTAGACCCACAGGGCCGCGAGCGCGACGCTGCCGACCGAGATCTTGAGCCACCACGGCAGGCCCGAACCCGTCACGAAGCCCTCGATCAGCCCCGAGACGGCGAGCGTCCCCGTGAGGCCGATCGCCACCGTGACGAGCGCGCGGCCCTCCTCGGCGAGCGCCTGGCCGCGGGTGCGCGGACCCGGGTCGATCGCGGTCCAGAACAGCCGCAGGCCGGCCGCACCGGCGATGAAGATCGACATCAGCTCGAGCTGACCGTGCGGCGCGATCAGCTGGAAGAACAGACCGAGCTGACCGTGGGTCGCCATGACGGCGCCCGTCGCGCCGACCATCACCGAGTTCTGGACCAGCACCATGACAGGCCAGACACCGCTGATGCCGAGCCCGATGCACTGCGTGGCGATCCACGCGTTGTTGGTCCACACGACACCGGCGAACCCGGCACCAGGGTGGTAGTACTCCGCGAACGCCTGGTCGACATACTGCTGCTGCTCGCTCGGCGTCCCCATCACCGCGAGCGCGTGCGGGTGCGTCGCGACGTACACGCCGACCACGACCGCGAGCCCGACCCCGAGGACCGTCACCGCGAGCGACCACCACCTCAGCCGATACAGCGCCGCCGGCAACGACACCGTCGCGAACCGCGCGACGTCGCGCACGGACGGCTCGTGGGCACCGGCGATCCGCGAGCGCGCCCGCGCGAGGACCTGCGAGAGCTGTGTGATCACGGCGGGGTCCGGGGCCGAGGACCGGATGGCCGACAGGTCGGTCGCCGCCGACTGGTAGAGGCCGACGAGCTCGTCGGCCTCCGCCCCCGTGAGCCGACGCTGACGCCCGAGCGCGTCCAAGCGCTCCCACTGCGGGGTCTTCACCGCCGCGAAGGCGTCCAGGTCCACGACCGTTACCTTGCTACCGGCGTAGTGTTCACTCTCGACATACCCCCAGGTCAGACCGCTGTATCGTGTGCGTGCGTCGTCAGACTAGCACCGTACAGCGCTCCGTGTACAGATAACTGGTACGATCTTCTTGTGCCGCCACCGAGCCCGACCCCCGACCTGCGCGACCTGCTGCCGTCATGGGTCCTCTCGATGCGTGCTGAGCGCAAGTCTCCCGCGACGATCGAGCAGTACACGC
It encodes:
- a CDS encoding stage II sporulation protein M; protein product: MDLDAFAAVKTPQWERLDALGRQRRLTGAEADELVGLYQSAATDLSAIRSSAPDPAVITQLSQVLARARSRIAGAHEPSVRDVARFATVSLPAALYRLRWWSLAVTVLGVGLAVVVGVYVATHPHALAVMGTPSEQQQYVDQAFAEYYHPGAGFAGVVWTNNAWIATQCIGLGISGVWPVMVLVQNSVMVGATGAVMATHGQLGLFFQLIAPHGQLELMSIFIAGAAGLRLFWTAIDPGPRTRGQALAEEGRALVTVAIGLTGTLAVSGLIEGFVTGSGLPWWLKISVGSVALAALWVYTIVLGRRAVAHGETGDLERDRAGDVLPVVG
- a CDS encoding DUF4129 domain-containing protein; its protein translation is MLASSLGLGAAGVLVGASSPTLRLLMGDVPVTPDAETARRWAERELADPIYHPAFNLLGWIMEKLNELLRGLNDAAQSVTWVQVVATILAVVLVVVALYVAGPVRLRRAAGRSGSHVVLGTDARSARELRDAAARAAEVGDLDAAVLNGYRAIVRSLEERAVLAERPGRTAHEASVEAAARFPALAERLHRAGRLFDDVCYGHAPAVRSDHDELRALDGDIERARPEAATPVHALVAPR
- a CDS encoding DUF58 domain-containing protein, which produces MAITWRAVVLAALGVVLVAVLPAAGTVVAWALVVVLLCGLDVALAASPRSVGVARAVPPSVRLTETVTSVLTVTNLDRRRWRGLVRDAWQPSAGARQDRFAVDLPPGEARRLSTVLVPVRRGDRLADRVTLRTVGPLGLAGRQLSIDVPARLRVLPEFASRRHLPSRLARLRELDGRSAVQVRGPGTEFDSLREYVIGDDVRSIDWRASARRSDVVVRTWRPERDRRVLIVIDTSRTSAARVLDAPRLDASIEAALLLAALASRAGDRVELVAYDRTVRARVAGATGPRLMPAIADALAQVDPVLVEADWPGLVTVVRERLSQRALVVLLSALEPASVEQGLLTVIDQLTRLHQVVLASVRDPEVDALRRDHSDADAVFDAAAADRVEIERQAVAGRLRDRGVEVVDALPADLAPQVADTYLTLKAAGRL
- a CDS encoding AAA family ATPase, whose protein sequence is MRDALAAVRHEVGKAVVGQDAAVTGLIIALLCRGHVLLEGVPGVAKTLLVRALSASLALDTKRVQFTPDLMPGDVTGSLVYDARTAEFSFREGPVFTNLLLADEINRTPPKTQASLLEAMEERQVSVDGDPRPLPDPFLVIATQNPVEYEGTYPLPEAQLDRFLLKLTLPLPERHQEIEVLHRHASGFDPRHLAAAGLRAVADEGVLAQARAEVAQVQVAPEVLGYTVDLCRATRVAPSLSLGVSPRGATALLATSRAWAWLSGRPYVTPDDVKALVQPTLRHRVQLRAEAELEGVTVEGVLETVLASVPVPR
- a CDS encoding DUF4350 domain-containing protein, whose amino-acid sequence is MTPHPAVGRTTGPTDVATTGTTTSSAPPAPPAGAVVGDGSTASATTRARWRRHRTTVVIITLLVVVAALAVLPRPRTSGIPMAPDNPSAAGGRAVAQILADRGVRVEYVRTTSAAVARATAGTTLLVTSTDLLDTTQVAALGRTAADLVLVDPSAPALAALSDGRADRYGARLATGTAVAADCSDPDAQAAGRITVDATGLLLVDGSGVVCFPGGDPGTGAYLVLTGSRRLTAIASAEPLSNDALTRDGNAALALRMLGRHDTLVWYVPSPQDLGTDQVPTPGIGDLLPSQAGLVGVQLLLVALVAALWRGRRLGRLVTEPLPVVVRSSETVRGRGRLYRRSRSYGHAAAALRAGAAHRCATRVGLARSADAATVIDAVAHATSRPSDEVAALLYGPPPTDDAGLTQLARRLDDLESEVHRT